The genomic interval TCTTTGAGTTTTGCTAAGTCCGTTCCTAATTCGGGGTAATACTTCAAAAGATCTGGGTTTTCTTTGATTTCTTGAACAATTATCGAGCCTAAACCTCTTCTTGAACCATAACCAACAGAGCCTAGGATCAAAGAAACAAAGAAGCTCCAGAGGGCAAATCGAAGCATGTTTAGAGGATATCTTTGCTGGGTAAATGGAAATGTTAAAAGCAAGTCTATAGTTATGTGTAAATTGTTATACTTATCGATAACTGCAACTTCGCTTATTTTTTGCTCTCGCTGTGCACCTAGGGAAACTAGAAAAAGCCTGGTAATGTTGTGCTTTCGTGTGAAAAAAACTTTAATAAGATTTTGAAGATCTCTTTCATTGTTTAGATATTTTCGTTTTAAATAATTATAATATGTTGAAAACTGTTGCTTTAAATCACTATAGTTTGTTGCAGTTACCGATAAGTGAAACAACGAGGTTTGTGGCGTTTCTTCGGTTCTACCTAGGAATTCCCCAATTTCTTTGTCGAGAAATTTATAGTCCTTGGTTCCTCCGTAGGCTCCTGAAAGCAGGCTTCTTGCCCACCAGCGCCATAGGGCCTTTATTTCGGTAGGTCTTGGCGGCTCCAGTGTACCTGTCTCGGGGTCGTAGGGTCTTGAAGTATAGCCCCCGATGTGTGGATATAGTAGCCTTGCTTTTACACTTATTAGCAGGTTTTCTTTTTCCAGGATCTTATTTTGTATAGTGCTGAGGGTAGCCATATCGTTTCCCTATTTTTCTCTTTCCCATGTTGCTTCGCATAGTCTCTTGAATTCTATGAGGTAGGGGTCAAGTAGATTTTTTGCAACGGATGATTTGTTCAGAAGATCGTCGAGAATAGAGAGCATATTTTGTTTTAATTGTTTTCCTTTTTCCTCTATTTGCTTGTTTTTTCCATCCCCGCTGGCATCTTTTTTATTTTGTAGCTCTTCAATTTCTTTTTGCAGGTAGAATACTTGGCTTGCATTTTGAATTATACCTATCTTTTCTAGGTATAACAAGATGGCTTTTAGGTAGAGCATATAGGCGACGGGCTCGGGTTCCTTTTTCGATGATAGGAGGGCATCTTGGGCCTTGGCATAGTAGAAGGAAAGCGTGGGTATAAGCCCCATTGTTCTTATGAGTTCCGGCCCCTCTCTTGCTCTTGTCCGTAGCTTGGAGCCTATTTTTTCACTTTTTACGTCATTTTCTGCAATTTCCTTGAATATTTCAAGCGCCAACTCGACGGGGCCTACTTTTTGGGTAGTCATTGAGCTTCGCCTCTATAATTTGTGAAGTTGAGTTTTACGATGCCTTTTCCAACGGTTTCTCGTCCGCCGATTATTATGTAATTCTGGAGTTCTTCTATAAGACTCTGAAAGGCTTTTTTCGTAACCTCAGCGTAGTTTGCTATTTTTTGGTCATTTGGAAAAAGTTTTTGTAGAACCTCCTTGTAGGTTTCCTCAGTTAAATTGCTATTTTTATTTTGCAGATATTTCTCAAGCATAGCCTTAGAGATTTGTGGTTTCTTATAGAGAGCCATGCTTAGGAACCTTGTTTTGGAGGGGATGTATTCGGTTGTCCACGGCCCGTTGTCTACTGTCTTGTTTTCATTTAGACTTACGTGTGCAAGAACGAGGATACTTCTGTCAATGACTTCTT from Thermofilum adornatum carries:
- the cmr5 gene encoding type III-B CRISPR module-associated protein Cmr5: MTTQKVGPVELALEIFKEIAENDVKSEKIGSKLRTRAREGPELIRTMGLIPTLSFYYAKAQDALLSSKKEPEPVAYMLYLKAILLYLEKIGIIQNASQVFYLQKEIEELQNKKDASGDGKNKQIEEKGKQLKQNMLSILDDLLNKSSVAKNLLDPYLIEFKRLCEATWEREK
- the cmr1 gene encoding type III-B CRISPR module RAMP protein Cmr1, whose amino-acid sequence is MATLSTIQNKILEKENLLISVKARLLYPHIGGYTSRPYDPETGTLEPPRPTEIKALWRWWARSLLSGAYGGTKDYKFLDKEIGEFLGRTEETPQTSLFHLSVTATNYSDLKQQFSTYYNYLKRKYLNNERDLQNLIKVFFTRKHNITRLFLVSLGAQREQKISEVAVIDKYNNLHITIDLLLTFPFTQQRYPLNMLRFALWSFFVSLILGSVGYGSRRGLGSIIVQEIKENPDLLKYYPELGTDLAKLKEIIATLNNGDREKIEKKLDELVNQAYEVAKGFKENFKEDLSHIVNTTSFPEVPSVIPNGDFFKMEVYLCSDPSIALQCISKSTLKNEWLNTLKNELLNVDEASETQPIYRSQLHTWILGLPRSSKGKGYYLDRSKRDPGRRVSAIQFKLWQNKNKTFVIVYGFLSKDWKIDKLNHFAGSKETRVSREDIVYADGQRFKPQNNNELFLSKAFEAAWSFISKILNKCCSGGKNGRTEH